One window from the genome of Nocardioides panaciterrulae encodes:
- the aceE gene encoding pyruvate dehydrogenase (acetyl-transferring), homodimeric type, translating into MTEDSTNVSGTGSDNPRSASIPSVIHEGLPTQLPDIDPDETQDWIASFDALVGERGRERARYVMLRLLERARQTQVGVPALRSTDYINTIPPEREPWFPGDEETERRIRAFIRWNAAVMVSAANRKGLEVGGHIATYQSSASLYEVGFNHFFRGKDHPGGGDQIYIQGHASPGIYSRAFLEGRLSEKQLYRFRQEVQHGPHAGLSSYPHPRLMPEFWEFPTVSMGLTGINSIYQARFNRYLQNRGLKDTSQQRVWAFLGDGEMAEPESLGAIGVAAREELDNLTWVINCNLQQLDGPVRGNGKIIQELESTFRGAGWNVIKVVWGREWDDLLARDVDGVLVNQMNTTPDGAFQTYSVETGEYIRDSFFGGDPRLRKMVEHMSDEQIRKLPRGGHDYRKVYAAFEAATKHVGQPTVILAKTIKGWTIDALEGKNATHQMKKLTQDDVKKFRDRLYLPISDRDLERSYEETGAAPFFHPGENAPEIEYMKERRNALGGSIPRRVLRAKPLKLPGDEVYKELKQGSGKNSIATTMAIVRLLRDWMKDPEIGQRLVPIAPDEYRTFGMDSMFPSAKVYNPGGQRYESVDRKLLLSYKESTQGQMLHEGISEAGAMASATAAGSAYSTHGEFMIPFYIFYSMFGFQRTGDSIWAMADQLARGFLVGATAGRTTLTGEGLQHADGHSPLIAATNPAIVHYDPAFAYEVSHIMQNGLERMYGSSEQHPDGENVIFYLTVYNEPVSQPAEPEDVDVEGILKGIHKVSTADGEGPRVQLLASGIGFPWVRDAVRILAEEWGVQADTWSVTSWNELARDAVAAEQWNLLHPGEPARTAYVADKLAGAQGPVVAVSDYMRAVPLQIARWVPGDYRVLGADGFGFADTRPAARRFFHIDAQSVVVQALQALADAGQIDREQVEKAFAQYRIDDPTAVSGVKQEGGDA; encoded by the coding sequence GTGACCGAAGACTCCACCAACGTTTCTGGCACCGGCTCCGACAACCCCCGGAGCGCATCGATCCCCTCGGTCATCCACGAGGGACTGCCGACCCAGCTGCCCGACATCGACCCGGACGAGACCCAGGACTGGATCGCGTCGTTCGATGCCCTGGTCGGCGAGCGCGGCCGTGAGCGCGCCCGGTACGTCATGCTGCGCCTGCTCGAGCGAGCGCGGCAGACCCAGGTCGGTGTCCCTGCCCTGCGGAGCACCGACTACATCAACACGATCCCGCCGGAGCGGGAGCCCTGGTTCCCCGGCGACGAGGAGACCGAGCGCCGGATCCGGGCGTTCATCCGCTGGAACGCCGCGGTCATGGTCTCCGCCGCCAACCGCAAGGGGCTCGAGGTCGGCGGCCACATCGCGACGTACCAGTCCTCCGCCAGCCTCTACGAGGTCGGTTTCAACCACTTCTTCCGCGGCAAGGACCACCCGGGCGGCGGCGACCAGATCTACATCCAGGGGCACGCCTCCCCCGGCATCTACTCCCGCGCGTTCCTCGAGGGCCGCCTGAGCGAGAAGCAGCTCTACCGCTTCCGACAGGAGGTCCAGCACGGCCCGCACGCCGGGCTGTCCTCCTACCCGCACCCCCGGCTGATGCCGGAGTTCTGGGAGTTCCCGACCGTCTCGATGGGGCTGACCGGGATCAACTCGATCTACCAGGCGCGGTTCAACCGCTACCTGCAGAACCGCGGGCTCAAGGACACCAGCCAGCAGCGCGTCTGGGCCTTCCTCGGCGACGGCGAGATGGCCGAGCCCGAGTCGCTCGGCGCGATCGGCGTGGCCGCCCGCGAGGAGCTGGACAACCTCACCTGGGTCATCAACTGCAACCTGCAGCAGCTCGACGGCCCGGTGCGCGGCAACGGCAAGATCATCCAGGAGCTGGAGTCCACCTTCCGGGGCGCCGGCTGGAACGTCATCAAGGTCGTCTGGGGCCGCGAGTGGGACGACCTGCTGGCCCGCGACGTGGACGGCGTGCTGGTCAACCAGATGAACACCACGCCCGACGGCGCGTTCCAGACCTACTCCGTCGAGACCGGCGAGTACATCCGCGACAGCTTCTTCGGCGGCGACCCGCGGCTGCGCAAGATGGTCGAGCACATGTCCGACGAGCAGATCCGCAAGCTGCCCCGCGGCGGCCACGACTACCGCAAGGTGTACGCCGCGTTCGAGGCCGCCACCAAGCACGTCGGCCAGCCGACGGTGATCCTGGCCAAGACCATCAAGGGCTGGACGATCGACGCCCTCGAGGGCAAGAACGCCACCCACCAGATGAAGAAGCTGACCCAGGACGACGTCAAGAAGTTCCGGGACCGGCTCTACCTGCCGATCTCCGACCGCGACCTGGAGCGGTCCTACGAGGAGACCGGCGCCGCGCCGTTCTTCCACCCCGGGGAGAACGCTCCCGAGATCGAGTACATGAAGGAGCGGCGCAACGCCCTGGGTGGCTCGATCCCGCGCCGGGTGCTGCGCGCGAAGCCGCTCAAGCTCCCCGGCGACGAGGTCTACAAGGAGCTCAAGCAGGGCTCGGGCAAGAACTCCATCGCGACCACGATGGCGATCGTGCGCCTGCTGCGCGACTGGATGAAGGACCCCGAGATCGGCCAGCGCCTCGTGCCGATCGCCCCGGACGAGTACCGCACGTTCGGCATGGACTCGATGTTCCCGAGCGCCAAGGTCTACAACCCGGGCGGCCAGCGCTACGAGTCGGTCGACCGGAAGTTGTTGCTGTCCTACAAGGAGTCCACCCAGGGCCAGATGCTGCACGAGGGCATCTCGGAGGCGGGCGCGATGGCCTCGGCCACGGCCGCCGGCTCGGCGTACTCCACGCACGGCGAGTTCATGATCCCGTTCTACATCTTCTACTCGATGTTCGGCTTCCAGCGCACCGGCGACTCGATCTGGGCGATGGCCGACCAGCTCGCGCGCGGCTTCCTGGTCGGGGCGACGGCCGGCCGCACCACGCTGACCGGTGAGGGCCTGCAGCACGCCGACGGGCACTCGCCGCTGATCGCGGCGACCAACCCGGCGATCGTGCACTACGACCCCGCCTTCGCCTACGAGGTCAGCCACATCATGCAGAACGGCCTCGAGCGGATGTACGGCTCGAGCGAGCAGCACCCCGACGGCGAGAACGTCATCTTCTACCTCACGGTCTACAACGAGCCGGTCTCCCAGCCGGCCGAGCCGGAGGACGTCGACGTCGAGGGCATCCTCAAGGGCATCCACAAGGTCTCGACCGCCGACGGCGAGGGCCCCCGGGTCCAGCTGCTGGCCTCGGGCATCGGCTTTCCCTGGGTCCGCGACGCCGTCCGCATCCTCGCCGAGGAGTGGGGCGTGCAGGCCGACACCTGGTCGGTGACCTCGTGGAACGAGCTGGCCCGCGACGCGGTCGCCGCCGAGCAGTGGAACCTGCTGCACCCGGGCGAGCCGGCGCGTACGGCCTACGTCGCCGACAAGCTGGCCGGGGCGCAGGGCCCCGTGGTCGCGGTCTCCGACTACATGCGGGCGGTGCCGCTGCAGATCGCCCGCTGGGTCCCCGGCGACTACCGGGTGCTGGGCGCCGACGGCTTCGGCTTCGCCGACACCCGCCCCGCGGCCCGGCGCTTCTTCCACATCGACGCCCAGTCCGTCGTCGTGCAGGCGCTCCAGGCCCTGGCCGACGCCGGCCAGATCGACCGCGAGCAGGTCGAGAAGGCGTTCGCGCAGTACCGCATCGACGACCCGACCGCCGTCTCCGGCGTCAAGCAGGAGGGCGGAGACGCCTGA